One part of the Paenibacillus silvisoli genome encodes these proteins:
- a CDS encoding ABC transporter permease, whose translation MPIPSARAEAGMSAETRTDAHPAANVKAKRSTRRPVPKRTLVSLYVLLAPTLILLFIFNYVPMYGILIAFQDFSVYRGALHSPWAGFKHFGYFLTDDTFWHVMRNTFLLNLYDLLFGFTAPVLFALLANEIRRPGFKRTMQTISYLPHFLSWIVVSGIIYRLLSPENGLVNGILESVFGMGPIDFMTSEAYFRTIAVAADIWKSVGWSAILYFATIAGIDSTLYEAAMIDGANRFRQTIHVTLPALVPLLVLLLLLRLSSMFGIDFERVFLLQNPLVYDVSDVISTYVYRMGLEKAQYSLTTAIGLLQGLLGFGLLLGANRLAKRWAGMGLY comes from the coding sequence ATGCCCATACCGTCTGCAAGGGCTGAAGCCGGGATGAGCGCGGAGACTCGAACCGACGCGCATCCGGCCGCCAACGTCAAGGCGAAACGGTCGACTCGCCGGCCGGTGCCCAAGAGGACGCTCGTTTCTCTGTATGTGCTGCTGGCGCCAACGCTCATCCTGTTATTTATTTTTAATTATGTGCCGATGTATGGCATCCTCATTGCGTTTCAGGATTTCTCCGTCTATCGCGGAGCGCTCCACAGCCCGTGGGCCGGCTTCAAGCATTTCGGTTATTTTCTGACCGACGATACATTCTGGCATGTGATGCGCAATACGTTCCTCCTGAATCTTTACGACCTGCTGTTCGGCTTCACCGCGCCGGTGCTGTTCGCGCTGCTGGCGAATGAGATCCGCCGCCCGGGCTTCAAACGGACGATGCAAACGATCTCCTATTTGCCGCATTTCCTTTCTTGGATTGTTGTATCCGGCATCATTTATAGGCTGCTTTCGCCGGAAAACGGACTTGTGAACGGGATATTAGAGTCGGTGTTCGGCATGGGCCCGATAGACTTTATGACCAGCGAAGCCTATTTCAGGACAATCGCGGTCGCGGCGGATATTTGGAAAAGCGTCGGCTGGTCGGCTATCCTCTACTTCGCCACGATTGCCGGCATCGACAGCACGCTCTACGAAGCCGCGATGATCGACGGCGCAAACCGCTTCCGCCAAACGATCCATGTCACGCTGCCGGCGCTGGTTCCGCTGCTCGTGCTGCTGCTCTTGCTGCGCTTGTCGTCGATGTTCGGAATCGATTTCGAGCGTGTCTTCCTGCTGCAAAATCCGCTGGTCTACGATGTTTCGGACGTCATCAGCACCTATGTGTACCGCATGGGGCTTGAGAAGGCGCAATACAGCTTGACGACGGCGATCGGCCTTCTGCAAGGGCTGCTCGGCTTCGGACTTTTGCTCGGAGCTAACCGCCTGGCCAAGAGATGGGCCGGCATGGGGCTCTATTAA
- a CDS encoding right-handed parallel beta-helix repeat-containing protein — MMKRTAACFISMLIAITGVFGFGGSIAFAVSSYYVSPSGSDSNPGTLAQPFKTVQKGIDSMSAGDTLYLRAGTYQEKVYITNKNGSSSAWYTVKNYAGETPVMDGNNLALAEAFDIYNSSYWHIEGLEMKKYWGAGVYMEGYQRPGEMSPHPVSHIELIKLTIHDLDNPDTTTTAGTQAIAGEGPDFVTIKKCNIYNIGLLRDSPLDHGVYVGYGADHYVIDGNSMQLTSGSGLQLYGQPGGGSDFVITNNILWNNHKFGLIVASNTSNNLIANNTFYGNGKADVYMTDSASGNTFKNNIFGSAVGEYHVEMMDSGSASGNAFDYNLYYNSSAAAYRISSGMSYATWQSTYGQEAHGRTGDPLFINPAYSNLRVGGLSPALGVADASAAPTYDYDGNLREAPYHDMGAYDYNLNYDNFEGQSPNEGQYTTFDGSWRKTTDGSTVYEQYGATGYGIKALIGDPAWTNYDVQAKVKVVGGSGSGAAAGVIGRATSTLSSYYVAIIQPSQVVLYKIVSGNWTLLGSYSASYPVSTWYTLKLTCNGSNIAVSVDGTQRISVTDSSIAAGKAGFYTEYYARWDEFKVAPR; from the coding sequence ATGATGAAGAGAACGGCAGCGTGTTTCATTTCGATGCTTATCGCGATTACGGGCGTCTTTGGCTTTGGCGGGTCAATCGCGTTCGCGGTGAGCAGCTATTACGTTTCTCCATCCGGCAGCGACAGCAACCCGGGAACGTTAGCGCAGCCCTTCAAGACGGTGCAGAAAGGGATCGATTCGATGTCGGCCGGCGATACGCTGTATCTGCGGGCAGGCACCTATCAGGAAAAAGTGTACATTACGAACAAGAACGGTTCGTCAAGCGCATGGTACACGGTCAAAAACTACGCCGGCGAAACGCCGGTCATGGACGGCAACAATTTAGCTCTGGCGGAAGCCTTCGACATCTATAACTCGTCCTATTGGCATATCGAAGGACTGGAGATGAAGAAGTACTGGGGTGCAGGGGTCTACATGGAAGGCTATCAGCGGCCCGGCGAGATGTCGCCGCATCCGGTCTCCCACATCGAGCTGATTAAATTGACGATTCATGATTTGGATAATCCGGATACGACGACAACGGCCGGTACGCAAGCGATTGCCGGGGAAGGCCCGGATTTCGTGACCATCAAGAAATGCAACATTTACAACATCGGCTTGCTTCGCGATAGTCCGCTGGATCACGGCGTTTATGTCGGCTATGGCGCGGATCATTACGTAATCGACGGCAACAGCATGCAGCTCACATCCGGCAGCGGCTTGCAGCTGTATGGACAGCCCGGCGGTGGCAGCGACTTCGTCATTACGAACAATATCCTTTGGAACAACCACAAATTCGGCTTGATCGTCGCGTCGAATACCTCGAACAACCTCATCGCCAACAATACGTTCTACGGCAACGGCAAAGCGGATGTGTACATGACGGATTCCGCATCAGGCAATACGTTCAAAAATAACATTTTCGGCAGCGCGGTAGGCGAATACCACGTGGAAATGATGGACAGCGGCTCCGCGTCCGGCAACGCTTTCGATTATAACCTCTACTACAACTCCTCAGCCGCCGCTTACCGGATCAGCTCCGGTATGAGCTATGCGACCTGGCAATCGACGTATGGCCAGGAAGCGCATGGACGTACGGGCGATCCGCTCTTCATTAATCCGGCCTACAGCAATTTGCGGGTAGGCGGACTTAGTCCGGCACTCGGCGTCGCGGATGCGTCGGCAGCGCCAACTTACGATTATGACGGCAATTTGCGCGAGGCGCCTTACCACGACATGGGGGCGTACGACTACAACTTGAACTATGACAACTTCGAGGGACAGTCGCCGAACGAAGGGCAGTATACGACGTTCGACGGAAGCTGGCGCAAAACGACGGACGGCAGCACCGTCTATGAGCAATACGGCGCAACCGGTTATGGCATCAAAGCGCTGATCGGCGATCCGGCATGGACGAATTACGACGTACAGGCAAAGGTGAAGGTCGTCGGCGGGTCGGGCAGCGGCGCGGCGGCAGGCGTGATCGGCAGAGCCACATCCACGTTATCCAGCTATTACGTCGCGATTATCCAGCCCTCTCAAGTTGTGCTCTATAAGATCGTAAGCGGCAACTGGACCTTGCTCGGCAGCTATTCCGCATCTTATCCGGTCAGCACTTGGTATACGCTGAAGCTGACCTGCAACGGGAGCAATATCGCGGTCAGCGTGGACGGCACGCAGCGCATCAGCGTGACGGACAGCTCGATTGCAGCCGGCAAAGCCGGCTTCTACACCGAGTATTACGCCAGATGGGACGAATTCAAGGTCGCGCCGCGGTAA
- a CDS encoding carbohydrate ABC transporter permease, with amino-acid sequence MHYRTASGTAFQIVNYTLFTLFCASILVPFLNAIAISLSSYQAVAMGRIGIWPEGWNFGAYYELTHSLQFFRSFMNTAMLTLVNTTLVILLALAAAYALSHKHLIGKRIVFSYLLIPMFFNGGLIPTYLLVNRIGLNDSYLALILPSICSIFYIIVFKNAIDQLPKELQESAEIDGCGEGRMMVRIILPLVLPMAMAFTVFSAVAYWNEWFGVLLYIRDKSMWTLQYQLRDILISSELVDSKTRNLLADRAVKVHPENLKMAALMITILPIVVIYPFVQTYFIHGQFVGAVKG; translated from the coding sequence ATGCATTACCGCACGGCTTCGGGCACGGCATTTCAAATTGTCAATTATACGCTGTTCACGCTTTTCTGCGCATCGATTCTCGTGCCATTCTTGAACGCGATCGCGATTTCGCTCAGCAGTTATCAAGCCGTTGCGATGGGTCGGATCGGCATTTGGCCGGAAGGCTGGAATTTCGGGGCTTATTACGAGCTGACCCACAGCCTGCAGTTCTTCAGATCCTTCATGAATACCGCGATGCTCACGCTCGTCAATACGACGCTTGTCATCCTGCTCGCGCTTGCCGCTGCTTACGCGCTGTCGCACAAGCATCTGATCGGCAAACGGATCGTATTCAGCTACCTGCTGATACCGATGTTTTTTAACGGAGGACTTATTCCGACCTACCTGCTGGTTAATCGGATTGGCTTGAATGACAGCTATTTAGCGCTTATTTTGCCGAGCATTTGCAGTATTTTCTACATTATCGTATTCAAAAACGCGATCGACCAGCTTCCGAAGGAGCTGCAGGAATCCGCGGAAATCGACGGGTGCGGGGAAGGCAGGATGATGGTTCGGATCATATTGCCGCTCGTCCTGCCGATGGCGATGGCCTTCACCGTATTTAGCGCGGTAGCCTATTGGAACGAATGGTTCGGCGTGCTGCTGTATATCCGGGATAAATCAATGTGGACGCTTCAATATCAGCTGCGCGACATTCTGATCAGCTCGGAGCTGGTCGATTCGAAAACCCGCAACCTGCTGGCCGACCGGGCCGTGAAAGTGCATCCGGAAAATTTGAAAATGGCTGCGCTGATGATCACGATATTGCCTATCGTCGTCATCTACCCGTTCGTGCAAACGTATTTCATCCACGGCCAATTCGTCGGCGCCGTTAAAGGCTGA
- a CDS encoding N-acetylglucosamine kinase: MNGFWLGIDGGGSKTEALLLDSGTGALTVFRAGGINAIIEGEASSERQLRKLAVDVRAHVDERNGRVLGIHLGSAGISDIAGGGTWERRVIADAFPDARTQFGIDAEIAWEGATNGAPGIVVIAGTGSIGYAKNAAGDIRRCGGWGPLFGDEGSGMHIGRETLRAVSRELDGRGRKTMLTERLRERLAFRTKAEFIEKAYGMSRKQIAALAQETAAAAAKSDEAATQMLNEAGAHLAELFLALRGQLAWQQAVPIFSYAGGVFAIGEPILAPLRAILADHGAVLTPPHAGPAHGALRLARRLC, from the coding sequence ATGAACGGATTTTGGCTCGGTATCGACGGAGGAGGCTCCAAAACCGAAGCGCTTCTGCTTGATAGCGGTACGGGAGCGCTCACGGTCTTTCGCGCCGGAGGCATCAACGCCATCATCGAAGGGGAAGCTTCGTCAGAGCGGCAGCTGCGGAAGCTGGCAGTCGATGTGCGCGCGCATGTGGATGAGCGAAACGGACGCGTATTGGGCATCCATCTCGGCTCCGCAGGCATTTCCGACATCGCGGGAGGCGGTACTTGGGAACGCCGCGTCATCGCGGACGCATTTCCGGACGCGCGCACGCAGTTTGGCATCGATGCGGAAATTGCATGGGAAGGCGCGACGAACGGCGCTCCGGGCATCGTCGTCATCGCAGGCACCGGATCGATCGGATACGCCAAAAACGCTGCAGGGGATATACGCCGCTGCGGCGGCTGGGGGCCGCTCTTCGGCGACGAAGGGAGCGGCATGCATATCGGTCGCGAAACGCTTCGCGCCGTATCGCGCGAGCTTGACGGCAGGGGGCGGAAGACGATGCTGACGGAACGGCTTCGTGAGCGGCTCGCTTTCCGGACGAAGGCCGAGTTTATCGAGAAGGCATACGGCATGAGCCGCAAGCAGATCGCCGCCCTGGCACAGGAAACGGCTGCGGCTGCCGCAAAGTCCGATGAAGCGGCGACGCAGATGCTAAACGAGGCGGGAGCGCATCTGGCGGAGCTCTTCCTTGCGCTGCGCGGTCAGCTTGCGTGGCAGCAGGCCGTGCCGATCTTTTCCTATGCCGGAGGCGTGTTTGCGATCGGCGAGCCCATTCTGGCTCCGCTTCGCGCAATACTTGCCGACCACGGCGCTGTTCTGACGCCTCCGCACGCCGGACCGGCGCATGGAGCGCTTCGGTTGGCTCGGCGACTGTGTTAA
- a CDS encoding extracellular solute-binding protein produces MRAANHRRSLSIFTSMMLLPVILLSACSGNGNKAADASAGNGGNENAAAAVQTNNEPAAAEEPAASNSEPAAEEAAEPKLDMTMFYGDSGLSFPQGVDPSDNPWIDIVEQAANVDLKVDVPSSADFATKFSLLLASGKLPDIVHTWLPGEADKAAAQGAFIDLKAYYDKSPIIQKYITPEMMEYAKAPDGRYYRIPMAWNKAPQGSGLIARYDLIQKYNDGKWPESVDEWVALMRKIHQAEPKKAVLTNVNWGDPALYSGGVVFYNMYGATPYGTRVQEGNVIPNFILPEYREATVLMKQLYDEGILDKEFATMDEAKAAQKAYNGNVLLTYDTADQLVPGAQANKQGGVNPVTKDWMTMFAPPLKTYPSVLKDPKYAQPYKGYPIIDHGLYISSSTKDPDRAWKVIEAFASDDLYNAIFWGKEGDTYTTTDGKRVINADKLSSPDRYWSLHLAFIFGFASGQDVKKALAEQILGPDYSAKVYDSLQMVAEEAEKNGFAGFPGMALSEEATNKLGEVNAFISQATFEAIMGKISMEQFDKKVEQFKEKYGFIYEEETKYMNEHKAELLAKGDLQVNW; encoded by the coding sequence ATGAGAGCCGCTAATCATCGACGTAGCCTGTCCATATTCACCTCCATGATGCTGCTGCCCGTCATCCTGCTGTCCGCCTGCTCCGGAAACGGAAACAAAGCGGCAGATGCGTCTGCCGGCAACGGCGGGAATGAGAATGCGGCAGCGGCAGTCCAAACGAATAACGAACCGGCCGCAGCCGAAGAGCCGGCAGCTTCGAATAGCGAGCCGGCAGCCGAGGAAGCCGCGGAGCCTAAGCTGGACATGACGATGTTTTACGGCGATTCCGGACTGTCGTTTCCGCAAGGCGTCGATCCGAGCGACAATCCGTGGATCGACATTGTCGAGCAAGCGGCGAACGTCGATTTGAAAGTCGACGTGCCTTCTTCAGCGGATTTTGCCACGAAATTCTCGTTGCTGCTTGCTTCCGGCAAGCTTCCGGATATCGTGCATACCTGGTTGCCGGGCGAAGCGGATAAAGCAGCAGCGCAGGGCGCATTCATCGATCTGAAAGCCTACTATGACAAATCGCCGATCATTCAGAAATACATTACGCCGGAAATGATGGAATACGCTAAGGCGCCGGACGGCCGTTACTATCGCATTCCGATGGCTTGGAACAAAGCGCCGCAAGGCAGCGGCCTGATCGCCAGATACGACCTTATCCAGAAGTACAACGATGGCAAATGGCCGGAATCGGTCGACGAATGGGTCGCGCTTATGCGTAAAATCCATCAGGCGGAGCCGAAAAAAGCGGTGCTGACCAATGTCAACTGGGGCGATCCCGCGCTGTATAGCGGAGGCGTCGTCTTCTACAACATGTACGGCGCAACGCCGTACGGTACCCGGGTGCAGGAAGGCAACGTCATTCCGAACTTCATTCTGCCCGAATACCGGGAAGCGACCGTGCTCATGAAGCAGCTGTATGACGAGGGAATTCTAGATAAAGAGTTTGCGACGATGGATGAAGCAAAGGCCGCGCAGAAGGCTTATAACGGCAATGTGCTGCTAACGTATGACACGGCCGACCAGCTGGTGCCCGGCGCGCAAGCCAATAAGCAAGGCGGGGTTAATCCGGTAACGAAGGATTGGATGACCATGTTCGCGCCGCCTCTAAAAACCTATCCGAGCGTCCTGAAGGATCCGAAATACGCGCAGCCGTACAAAGGGTATCCGATCATCGACCATGGCCTTTATATTTCCAGCTCGACGAAGGACCCGGACCGCGCATGGAAAGTGATTGAAGCGTTCGCCTCCGACGATTTGTACAATGCGATCTTCTGGGGAAAAGAAGGCGACACGTACACCACGACCGATGGCAAACGCGTCATCAATGCCGACAAGCTGTCTAGCCCGGACCGGTATTGGTCGCTGCATCTTGCCTTCATCTTCGGCTTCGCGTCCGGTCAGGACGTCAAGAAGGCATTGGCCGAGCAGATTCTCGGGCCCGACTACAGCGCGAAGGTCTACGATAGCCTGCAGATGGTTGCGGAGGAAGCGGAGAAGAACGGATTTGCAGGCTTCCCGGGCATGGCGCTGTCGGAAGAAGCGACGAATAAGCTGGGCGAAGTGAACGCATTCATTTCGCAGGCGACGTTCGAAGCGATCATGGGGAAGATCTCGATGGAGCAGTTCGATAAGAAGGTGGAGCAGTTCAAAGAGAAGTACGGCTTCATCTATGAGGAAGAAACGAAATATATGAACGAGCACAAGGCAGAATTGCTTGCCAAAGGCGACCTTCAGGTGAACTGGTAG
- a CDS encoding neutral/alkaline non-lysosomal ceramidase N-terminal domain-containing protein, whose product MLRIGFAKRAITPPIGTPLGGYAARTEAAGAVHAELYCRCMAGQDENGDFVLVSLDLLGIDESLRLRMLEGVRANGMNLSAGRFSVWATHTHSGPEGFPDHLHRGIWMSESRPPNERLRELTVRTTVAAILEAKSEQVPATLQWYRARCPAIASNRRNREAPHQPDVHLLEASDATGKVIGGMLHFACHPTVIGPYHFISSDFAGAAIESLEQANRSGAVFLFANGAAGDVSTRWARRGDQPDEAERIGLALAESLLIKRAIQPPSQLLPGIETSYASEHLMHSFTDRQDGQRLDGIFQTVYLNGVMLKLVPGELFASYAMSSSGTVIIGYANGYLGYMPDEASLAEGGYEIEACRLDASALHWIAHWLNRS is encoded by the coding sequence GTGCTGCGGATCGGGTTTGCCAAACGAGCGATTACCCCGCCAATAGGCACCCCGCTCGGCGGCTATGCGGCGCGAACGGAAGCGGCAGGCGCCGTTCATGCCGAGCTTTACTGCCGCTGCATGGCGGGCCAAGACGAAAACGGCGATTTCGTGCTGGTATCGCTCGATCTGCTCGGGATCGACGAAAGCCTGAGGCTGCGCATGCTCGAAGGCGTTCGCGCAAACGGCATGAATTTATCCGCCGGCCGGTTCAGCGTATGGGCGACGCATACGCACAGCGGACCGGAGGGCTTTCCCGATCACCTTCATCGCGGCATATGGATGAGCGAAAGCCGCCCGCCAAATGAGCGGCTGCGGGAGCTGACGGTTCGAACTACCGTAGCTGCCATTTTGGAGGCTAAGTCCGAACAAGTGCCCGCGACTCTGCAATGGTATCGCGCGCGATGCCCGGCAATCGCCAGCAATCGCCGGAACCGCGAGGCGCCTCATCAGCCGGATGTTCATCTGCTGGAAGCATCGGACGCAACCGGCAAGGTGATCGGAGGCATGCTCCACTTCGCGTGTCATCCGACCGTAATCGGTCCATATCACTTTATTTCTTCCGACTTTGCCGGGGCGGCGATAGAATCGCTGGAGCAGGCGAATCGCTCCGGGGCGGTGTTTCTGTTCGCGAACGGCGCCGCCGGGGACGTTAGCACGAGATGGGCGCGCCGCGGCGACCAGCCGGACGAAGCGGAACGGATTGGCTTGGCGTTGGCCGAGAGTCTGCTGATCAAGCGTGCCATTCAACCGCCATCGCAATTGCTGCCGGGAATTGAAACCTCATATGCCTCAGAGCATCTGATGCACAGCTTTACGGATCGGCAGGACGGACAAAGGCTGGACGGTATTTTTCAAACGGTGTATTTGAACGGCGTCATGCTCAAGCTCGTACCCGGCGAATTGTTCGCCTCTTACGCCATGAGCAGCAGCGGCACCGTCATCATCGGTTATGCCAACGGCTACTTGGGCTATATGCCGGATGAAGCAAGTTTAGCCGAAGGGGGGTATGAAATCGAAGCTTGCCGCTTGGATGCGTCCGCGCTGCATTGGATTGCTCATTGGCTGAACCGTTCCTGA
- a CDS encoding heparinase II/III domain-containing protein: MSVRQRSMKTGSVFLPLERMGTVQATMAREQWAGQLRERLIADAAPWSSMSDAELRDLVVGHTLPRSWFVWSAGYCPSCLADMPMYAWVIDATAHPWKVKCPHCLELFPKNDFFAYYRSGLDEDGLFQPERADRRLLRGTLEAEDAGAAIDDGWGYIDESGNCWRFVGYYLVAGQWRELVLGGIRKLAQAYAATGDKAFARRAAVLLERLAERFPAYDFASQGVMYEGEYVREGYVTYSIDSCIEVRELALCYDLVFEGALKDDRRRASRIEQGIFREALGHLVKLDCNAPQTEFTVLLLRVVLEWPVCRNEVYAELWSLLNRITAVDGLTGEKGLAGYAAWSPHTVAEMAGWFLLLDRFFLEEALLQCPTLVNAFRFHLDTWCLGRYYPQIGDVGSFALPIAEYKGAELRIPDCVAPSAYALFWRLFEVTGDPAFAQLMHRANGNRHEGLPYDLLCEEPAAVQASIAELIKRRGADPALGSVLMRDWHVAILRSGAGRDARALWIGFDTGFDHGHLGGLNVGLFAKGLDLLPDFGYPPVQYGSWETTRALWYGSTAAHHTALIDGANHLPDKSGSTVLWSPGSVMQTIRVEGSAMIADAGVRFERTLALIDVSDTDFYVLDVIRLAGGRRHEKYAHGTFGSLAVEGDRFAACEPFGHPELMRGFRARSASELPWTTYWDVEDRYGLEPDRSGIRLNYLEYTEDAAVCSAEGWVSVGDYNSMEEAWIPSLMIRRELSGEAASAGETLCSAFVSLLSPSSDGDPCCIRSSARLRRADEADREPGGVALEIGSSSFEIRDLIVLPDPEAAEQGIAYMDAMNGRIVFDGEALLVRFRGESLERIIMCRGSLLQLPGLNITAIAPAERVEIAFCHGEPQVIAGDEKQLCISWEKEG; encoded by the coding sequence ATGAGCGTTCGGCAGCGAAGCATGAAAACGGGCAGCGTCTTTCTGCCCCTTGAACGGATGGGAACCGTTCAGGCGACGATGGCGCGCGAACAATGGGCCGGGCAGCTCCGGGAGCGGCTGATCGCCGATGCGGCGCCATGGTCGTCGATGTCGGACGCCGAGCTTCGCGATTTGGTCGTCGGGCATACGCTGCCTCGTTCATGGTTTGTATGGTCGGCCGGCTATTGCCCTTCGTGTCTAGCGGATATGCCGATGTACGCCTGGGTAATCGACGCGACGGCGCATCCATGGAAGGTGAAATGCCCCCATTGCCTGGAGCTGTTTCCGAAAAACGATTTTTTCGCGTATTACAGGTCGGGTTTGGATGAGGACGGTTTGTTTCAGCCGGAGCGCGCGGACAGGCGGCTGCTGCGGGGAACCCTCGAAGCGGAAGACGCGGGCGCGGCGATCGATGACGGATGGGGCTATATCGACGAGTCCGGGAATTGCTGGCGATTTGTCGGCTATTACCTGGTCGCGGGACAGTGGCGCGAGCTTGTACTCGGCGGGATCCGCAAGCTGGCTCAGGCCTATGCGGCTACAGGAGACAAGGCGTTCGCGCGCCGTGCCGCAGTCCTGCTTGAACGGCTCGCCGAACGGTTTCCGGCCTATGATTTTGCCAGCCAAGGGGTCATGTACGAGGGCGAGTATGTCCGTGAGGGCTATGTGACGTACAGCATCGACTCCTGTATCGAGGTCAGGGAGCTCGCGCTCTGCTATGACCTCGTCTTCGAGGGCGCCTTGAAGGACGACCGGCGGCGGGCGAGCCGGATCGAGCAAGGGATTTTCAGGGAAGCGCTCGGCCATCTCGTGAAGCTCGACTGCAATGCGCCGCAGACGGAATTTACGGTTCTTCTGCTGCGCGTGGTGCTGGAATGGCCGGTTTGCCGGAACGAGGTGTACGCCGAGCTATGGTCGCTGTTGAATCGGATTACCGCCGTTGACGGCCTGACGGGAGAGAAGGGGTTGGCGGGCTATGCCGCTTGGTCGCCGCATACGGTAGCGGAGATGGCCGGCTGGTTCCTGCTGCTTGACCGATTCTTCCTGGAGGAAGCGCTTCTGCAATGTCCGACCCTTGTAAACGCGTTCCGGTTTCACTTGGATACCTGGTGCTTAGGGAGGTATTATCCGCAAATCGGAGACGTCGGCAGCTTCGCGCTTCCAATCGCGGAATACAAAGGGGCGGAGCTGCGCATTCCCGATTGCGTCGCTCCTTCCGCGTACGCGCTGTTTTGGCGGCTATTCGAGGTGACGGGCGACCCTGCGTTCGCGCAGCTGATGCATCGCGCGAACGGCAATCGTCATGAAGGCTTGCCGTACGATCTGCTGTGCGAGGAACCGGCGGCCGTGCAAGCTTCGATCGCCGAGCTGATCAAGCGTCGCGGCGCCGATCCTGCGCTTGGGAGCGTGCTCATGCGCGACTGGCATGTCGCCATCCTCCGCTCCGGCGCAGGACGGGATGCGAGAGCGCTCTGGATTGGCTTCGATACCGGCTTCGATCATGGGCATTTGGGCGGACTGAACGTCGGGTTATTCGCTAAAGGACTTGATTTGCTTCCGGATTTCGGGTATCCGCCCGTTCAGTACGGCAGCTGGGAGACGACGCGGGCGCTTTGGTACGGATCAACCGCCGCTCATCATACGGCATTGATCGACGGCGCGAACCACCTCCCCGACAAGTCGGGTTCAACCGTCCTATGGTCGCCAGGTTCCGTCATGCAAACGATTCGCGTCGAAGGCTCGGCCATGATCGCGGACGCCGGCGTCCGTTTCGAGCGGACGCTCGCCCTGATCGATGTGTCGGATACCGATTTCTACGTATTGGATGTGATCAGGCTTGCAGGCGGCAGGCGGCACGAGAAATATGCGCACGGCACGTTCGGCTCGCTGGCCGTTGAAGGGGACCGGTTCGCCGCGTGCGAGCCCTTCGGTCATCCGGAGCTCATGCGGGGCTTTCGCGCGCGGAGCGCAAGCGAGCTGCCCTGGACGACGTACTGGGACGTAGAGGACCGGTACGGACTCGAACCGGATCGAAGCGGCATTCGCTTGAACTATCTCGAATATACCGAGGATGCGGCCGTTTGCTCCGCGGAAGGATGGGTGTCGGTCGGGGATTATAACAGCATGGAGGAGGCATGGATTCCCAGTCTGATGATTCGCCGCGAGCTTTCGGGCGAAGCGGCTTCGGCCGGCGAAACGCTTTGCTCGGCTTTCGTGAGCCTCCTGTCGCCGAGCTCGGATGGCGATCCCTGCTGCATCCGCAGCAGCGCCAGGCTGCGGCGAGCGGACGAAGCAGACCGGGAACCGGGCGGGGTCGCTCTGGAAATCGGGTCGTCATCGTTCGAAATCCGGGATTTGATCGTGCTGCCCGATCCCGAAGCGGCCGAACAAGGGATTGCCTATATGGACGCCATGAACGGACGAATCGTATTTGACGGCGAAGCCCTGCTCGTCCGGTTCCGCGGCGAATCGCTCGAAAGGATCATCATGTGCAGGGGAAGCCTGCTTCAGCTTCCTGGCTTGAACATCACGGCGATTGCACCGGCGGAGCGCGTGGAAATCGCGTTTTGCCACGGCGAACCGCAGGTCATAGCAGGCGATGAGAAGCAGCTATGCATCTCATGGGAGAAGGAGGGATAG